A single window of Halostella salina DNA harbors:
- a CDS encoding HalOD1 output domain-containing protein produces the protein MTSDTNSTMMPTSATGQQPDLRRTTVSRTATANEQLSTTIVLAVAEALDADPVDLSPALFDVVDPDALDSLFASASDPSDVAVQFSEWGCSITVFDGGRVHVTPDE, from the coding sequence ATGACTAGCGACACTAACAGCACTATGATGCCGACGTCTGCTACCGGACAGCAACCCGACCTTCGACGGACGACCGTCTCCCGGACGGCGACCGCGAACGAACAACTGAGCACGACGATCGTACTGGCGGTCGCGGAGGCGCTCGACGCGGACCCGGTGGACCTGTCGCCGGCGCTGTTCGACGTCGTCGACCCCGACGCGCTCGACTCCCTTTTCGCCTCAGCTTCCGACCCCTCGGACGTGGCGGTTCAGTTCTCCGAGTGGGGCTGTTCGATAACCGTCTTCGACGGCGGTCGAGTGCACGTCACTCCGGACGAGTGA